A window of the Lolium perenne isolate Kyuss_39 chromosome 7, Kyuss_2.0, whole genome shotgun sequence genome harbors these coding sequences:
- the LOC127316982 gene encoding oil body-associated protein 1A — MAASCHDVDPVPGKPTETGTSLLETATGAIQGFAPVNQIHQHLCAFHFYGDDMTRQVEAHHFCAHLNEDVRQCLIFDGPDAGARLIGLEYIVTEELFLTLPDDEKPLWHTHEFEVKGGVLFMPGVPGVVERRDLETVAKTYGKTVHFWQVDRGDALPLGLPQIMMALTREGQLRQNLAECVEKKFGVSFQKERENRAYMTGPAHGIHPLANAAGKGLKTSIREVDLPDPTTRARVFT, encoded by the exons ATGGCGGCCTCGTGCCACGACGTGGACCCGGTGCCGGGGAAGCCGACGGAGACGGGGACCTCCCTCCTCGAGACGGcgacgggcgccatccaggggttcGCCCCGGTGAACCAGATCCACCAGCACCTGTGCGCGTTCCACTTCTACGGGGACGACATGACGCGGCAGGTGGAGGCGCACCACTTCTGCGCGCACCTCAACGAGGACGTGCGGCAGTGCCTCATCTTCGACGGGCCCGACGCCGGCGCGCGGCTCATCGGCCTGGAGTACATCGTGACGGAGGAGCTCTTCCTCACCCTCCCCGACGACGAGAAGCCGCTGTGGCACACGCACGAGTTCGAGGTCAAGGGCGGCGTGCTCTTCATGCCGGGCGTCCCCGGCGTCGTCGAGCGCCGGGACCTCGAGACGGTCGCCAAGACCTACGGCAAGACCGTCCACTTCTGGCAGGTCGACCGCGGCGACGCGCTCCCGCTCGGCCTCCCGCAGATCATGATGGCGCTCACGCGGGAGGGACAGCTCCGGCAAAACCTCGCCGAGT GTGTGGAGAAGAAGTTCGGCGTGTCGTTCCAGAAAGAGAGGGAGAACCGGGCGTACATGACCGGCCCGGCGCACGGCATCCACCCGCTGGCCAACGCTGCTGGGAAGGGCTTGAAGACGAGTATCCGCGAGGTTGATCTCCCGGACCCGACGACTAGAGCCAGGGTCTTCACCTGA